In a genomic window of Streptomyces noursei ATCC 11455:
- a CDS encoding iron-containing alcohol dehydrogenase family protein: protein MPVLTRLIPSPVVVDISAGALDDLAGLLADQRISASGKLAIAISGGSGARLRRRLAPALPGAEWYEVGGGTLDDAIKLADAMKKGHYDAVVGLGGGKIIDCAKFAAARIGLPLVAVATNLSHDGLCSPVATLDNDAGRGSYGVPNPIAVVIDLDIIREAPVRFVRSGIGDAISNISAVADWELSHRETGEAIDGLAAAMARQAGEAVLRHPGGVGDDNFLQVLAEGLVLTGISMSVAGDSRPASGACHEINHAFDILFPKRAASHGEQCGLAAAFATHLRGDRATSALMVEVLQRHGLPVTPGDMGFTDEEFVQAVEFAPKTRPGRYTILEHLDLSTDQIRDAYADYAETISS from the coding sequence ATGCCAGTACTGACCCGCCTCATCCCGTCCCCGGTCGTCGTCGACATCAGCGCCGGCGCCCTGGACGACCTGGCGGGTCTGCTGGCCGACCAGCGCATCTCGGCCTCCGGCAAGCTCGCCATCGCGATCAGCGGCGGCTCGGGGGCCCGGCTGCGCCGGCGGCTGGCCCCCGCCCTGCCCGGCGCCGAGTGGTACGAGGTCGGCGGCGGCACCCTGGACGACGCGATCAAGCTCGCCGACGCCATGAAGAAGGGGCACTACGACGCCGTCGTGGGCCTGGGCGGCGGCAAGATCATCGACTGTGCGAAGTTCGCCGCGGCGCGCATCGGCCTGCCGTTGGTGGCGGTCGCGACCAACCTGTCGCACGACGGGCTGTGCTCGCCGGTCGCCACCCTCGACAACGACGCGGGCCGCGGCTCGTACGGCGTGCCCAACCCGATCGCCGTGGTGATCGACCTCGACATCATCCGTGAGGCACCGGTCCGCTTCGTCCGCTCCGGCATCGGCGACGCGATCTCCAACATCTCCGCGGTCGCGGACTGGGAGCTGTCGCACCGCGAGACCGGCGAGGCCATCGACGGGCTGGCCGCGGCCATGGCCCGACAGGCCGGCGAGGCCGTGCTGCGCCACCCCGGGGGCGTCGGCGACGACAACTTCCTGCAGGTGCTGGCCGAGGGCCTGGTGCTCACCGGCATCTCGATGTCGGTGGCCGGCGACAGCCGCCCGGCCTCCGGCGCCTGCCACGAGATCAACCACGCCTTCGACATCCTCTTCCCCAAGCGGGCGGCGAGCCACGGAGAGCAGTGCGGCCTCGCCGCCGCCTTCGCCACCCACCTGCGCGGGGACCGGGCTACCTCCGCGCTGATGGTCGAGGTGCTCCAGCGCCACGGCCTGCCGGTCACCCCGGGTGACATGGGCTTCACCGACGAGGAGTTCGTGCAGGCCGTCGAGTTCGCCCCGAAGACCCGTCCAGGCCGCTACACGATCCTGGAGCACCTGGACCTGTCCACCGATCAGATCAGGGACGCATACGCCGACTATGCCGAAACCATCAGTAGCTGA
- a CDS encoding phosphocholine cytidylyltransferase family protein — translation MIGLVLAAGAGRRLRPYTDTLPKALVPVDGETTILDLTLGNFAEIGLTEVAIVVGYRKEAVYERREALEQKYGLKITLVDNDKAEEWNNAYSLWCARDVIAAHDSVILANGDTVHPVSVEQTLLAARGNGQKIILALDAVKQLADEEMKVVADPDKGVRKITKLMDPADATGEYIGVTLIEGEAAADLADALKTTFERDPDLYYEDGYQELVNRGFKVDVAPIGDVKWVEIDNHDDLAKGRDIACQY, via the coding sequence ATGATCGGCCTCGTGCTGGCTGCCGGCGCCGGACGGCGTCTGCGCCCCTACACCGACACCCTGCCCAAGGCTCTGGTGCCGGTCGACGGGGAGACCACGATCCTCGACCTGACCCTCGGCAACTTCGCCGAGATCGGCCTGACCGAGGTCGCGATCGTCGTCGGCTACCGCAAGGAGGCCGTGTACGAGCGTCGGGAGGCCCTGGAGCAGAAGTACGGCCTCAAGATCACGCTGGTCGACAACGACAAGGCCGAGGAGTGGAACAACGCCTACTCCCTGTGGTGCGCCCGTGACGTGATCGCGGCCCACGACTCGGTGATCCTCGCCAACGGCGACACCGTGCACCCGGTCTCCGTCGAGCAGACCCTGCTCGCCGCCCGCGGCAACGGCCAGAAGATCATCCTCGCGCTGGACGCCGTCAAGCAGCTCGCCGACGAGGAGATGAAGGTCGTCGCGGACCCCGACAAGGGCGTCCGGAAGATCACCAAGCTGATGGACCCGGCCGACGCGACCGGCGAGTACATCGGCGTCACCCTCATCGAGGGCGAGGCCGCCGCCGACCTGGCCGACGCCCTGAAGACCACCTTCGAGCGGGACCCCGACCTCTACTACGAGGACGGCTACCAGGAACTGGTCAACCGCGGCTTCAAGGTCGACGTGGCGCCGATCGGCGACGTCAAGTGGGTCGAGATCGACAACCACGACGACCTCGCGAAGGGCCGTGACATCGCATGCCAGTACTGA
- a CDS encoding DUF5941 domain-containing protein translates to MSTAILTGPPVAGSSLEADLRTLGFDIRTASDPGGVTELLAEVPAQQRVALVDPRFVGHLHALRLALTDPRFPAAAVPGVLTVQAGARAALDRAAGRIPVGAGTAHLTDVLTDTLTDALDRADVGLHRVELGSLVGTLALTPDQRSEAREAVAAVDDEAVRLRTAVKSRDGFFTTFFISPYSRYLARWCARRGLTPNQVTTASLLTALIAAGCAATGSRGGFVAAGVLLLLSFVLDCTDGQLARYSLQYSTLGAWLDATFDRAKEYAYYAGLALGAARGGDDVWALALGAMILQTCRHVVDFAFNEGSEFEGGAGSAGPAVALSDRLDQVGWTVWVRRMIVLPIGERWAMIAVLTALTTPRIVFYALLVGCALAACYTTAGRVLRSRARRARRTDRAARALADLADYGPLVELLTGGGRGRGRGRSGSLLAPVMAFLSSAMLLVWLISQPDPASWLTVGVAFCSALLAAAALSRPLKGALDWLVPPFFRAGEYLTVLVLAARADAHGALPAAFGLVAAVAYHHYDTVYRIRGGTGAPPRWLVRATGGHEGRILVITFLAAPLPATGFTIALTALAVVLALLVLAESIRFWVAAHKHGAPAVHDEGEPA, encoded by the coding sequence CTGTCGACCGCCATCCTCACCGGTCCGCCGGTCGCCGGGTCGTCGCTCGAAGCCGACCTGCGCACACTGGGCTTCGACATCCGCACGGCCAGTGACCCCGGCGGCGTCACCGAGCTGCTCGCCGAGGTGCCCGCCCAGCAGCGGGTGGCCCTGGTGGACCCGCGCTTCGTCGGTCACCTGCACGCCCTGCGGCTCGCCCTGACCGACCCCCGCTTCCCGGCCGCGGCAGTGCCCGGCGTACTCACCGTGCAGGCCGGGGCCCGCGCCGCGCTGGACCGCGCGGCCGGTCGCATCCCGGTCGGCGCCGGCACCGCCCACCTCACCGACGTGCTGACCGACACCCTCACCGACGCGCTGGACCGCGCGGACGTCGGACTGCACCGCGTCGAGCTCGGCAGCCTGGTCGGCACCCTCGCGCTCACCCCCGACCAGCGGTCGGAGGCCCGCGAGGCCGTCGCGGCCGTCGACGACGAGGCGGTCCGGCTGCGCACCGCGGTCAAGTCCCGCGACGGCTTCTTCACCACCTTCTTCATCAGCCCGTACTCGCGCTACCTCGCCCGCTGGTGCGCGCGCCGCGGCCTGACCCCCAACCAGGTCACCACCGCCTCCCTGCTCACCGCGCTGATCGCGGCGGGCTGCGCGGCCACCGGCAGCCGCGGCGGCTTCGTCGCCGCCGGCGTGCTGCTGCTGCTCTCCTTCGTCCTGGACTGCACCGACGGGCAGCTCGCCCGCTACTCGCTGCAGTACTCGACGCTGGGCGCCTGGCTGGACGCCACCTTCGACCGCGCCAAGGAATACGCGTACTACGCGGGGCTCGCCCTCGGGGCCGCCCGGGGCGGCGACGACGTGTGGGCGCTGGCGCTCGGCGCGATGATCCTCCAGACCTGCCGGCACGTCGTCGACTTCGCCTTCAACGAAGGCAGCGAATTCGAGGGCGGCGCCGGGAGCGCCGGCCCCGCGGTGGCGCTGTCCGACCGGCTCGACCAGGTCGGCTGGACCGTCTGGGTACGCCGGATGATCGTGCTGCCCATCGGCGAACGCTGGGCCATGATCGCCGTGCTGACCGCGCTCACCACCCCGCGCATCGTCTTCTACGCCCTGCTCGTCGGCTGCGCGCTGGCCGCCTGCTACACCACGGCCGGCCGGGTGCTGCGCTCCCGGGCCCGCCGCGCCCGGCGCACCGACCGGGCCGCCCGCGCGCTCGCGGACCTCGCCGACTACGGGCCGCTGGTCGAGCTGCTGACCGGCGGCGGCCGGGGCCGGGGCCGGGGCCGGTCCGGTTCCCTCCTGGCGCCCGTTATGGCCTTTCTCTCGTCCGCGATGCTGCTGGTGTGGTTGATCTCCCAGCCCGACCCCGCCTCCTGGCTCACCGTCGGCGTCGCGTTCTGTTCCGCGCTGCTGGCCGCCGCGGCCCTGTCGCGCCCGCTCAAGGGCGCCCTGGACTGGCTCGTCCCGCCCTTCTTCCGGGCCGGCGAATACCTCACCGTCCTGGTGCTGGCCGCCCGCGCGGACGCCCACGGAGCGCTTCCCGCGGCGTTCGGGCTGGTCGCGGCGGTCGCCTACCATCACTACGACACGGTCTACCGCATCCGCGGTGGCACCGGGGCCCCACCGCGGTGGCTGGTCCGGGCGACCGGCGGGCACGAAGGACGGATCCTCGTGATCACCTTCCTGGCCGCCCCGCTGCCCGCCACAGGTTTCACGATCGCGCTCACGGCACTCGCTGTGGTCCTGGCGCTGCTGGTGCTCGCCGAGAGCATCCGCTTCTGGGTGGCCGCACACAAGCACGGCGCACCCGCCGTACACGATGAAGGAGAACCCGCATGA
- the idi gene encoding isopentenyl-diphosphate Delta-isomerase encodes MPITPANGQTAGASAVGAPEGAAEPIMLELVDEDGTTIGTAEKLAAHQAPGQLHRAFSVFLFDEKGRLLIQRRALSKYHSPGVWSNTCCGHPYPGETPFAAAARRTAEELGVAPALLAEAGTVRYNHPDPDSGLVEQEYNHLFVGLLRTEPAPEPTEIAEVAFVTPEELAERHARLPFSAWFMTVLDAARPAVRELTGKSAGW; translated from the coding sequence ATGCCGATCACACCTGCCAACGGACAGACCGCCGGAGCCTCCGCGGTGGGCGCGCCGGAGGGCGCCGCCGAGCCGATCATGCTGGAGCTGGTCGACGAGGACGGCACGACGATCGGCACCGCGGAGAAGCTCGCGGCGCACCAGGCTCCCGGGCAGTTGCACCGGGCGTTCTCGGTCTTCCTCTTCGACGAGAAGGGGCGGCTGCTGATCCAGCGCCGGGCGCTGTCGAAGTACCACTCCCCCGGTGTGTGGTCCAACACCTGCTGCGGTCACCCGTACCCGGGCGAGACGCCGTTCGCGGCGGCGGCCCGGCGGACCGCGGAGGAACTCGGGGTCGCCCCCGCGCTGCTGGCCGAGGCCGGGACGGTGCGCTACAACCATCCCGACCCGGACTCCGGGCTGGTGGAGCAGGAGTACAACCACCTGTTCGTGGGGCTGCTGCGGACCGAGCCGGCGCCGGAGCCCACCGAGATCGCCGAGGTCGCGTTCGTCACGCCGGAGGAGCTGGCCGAGCGGCATGCCCGGCTGCCGTTCTCCGCGTGGTTCATGACCGTGCTGGACGCGGCGCGTCCGGCGGTCCGCGAGCTCACCGGCAAGTCGGCGGGCTGGTAG
- a CDS encoding ATP-binding protein — protein MPSGPSAEPPEELTSPLAYEGAWRFTAPALESSVPQARHAVRDLLTEQHVPVADAILDTLLLIVSELVTNAVRHAALLSPQIAVQLTLGANWLRVAVEDDHPYRPKALEADEGDVGGRGLWLVKALTAEVGGKCDVAHTAGGGKAIWAELPLAPLATSPPTCR, from the coding sequence ATGCCTTCCGGACCTTCTGCAGAACCCCCCGAGGAGCTGACCTCCCCGCTCGCGTACGAAGGTGCCTGGCGGTTCACCGCCCCGGCACTGGAGTCCTCGGTGCCCCAGGCACGCCACGCGGTCCGGGATCTGCTCACCGAACAGCACGTGCCCGTCGCCGACGCCATCCTGGACACGCTGCTGCTGATCGTCTCCGAGCTGGTCACCAACGCCGTCCGGCACGCCGCGCTGCTCTCCCCCCAGATCGCCGTCCAGCTCACCCTCGGCGCCAACTGGCTACGGGTCGCGGTCGAGGACGACCACCCCTACCGCCCCAAGGCTCTGGAGGCGGACGAGGGCGACGTCGGCGGCCGAGGGCTGTGGCTGGTCAAGGCGCTCACCGCGGAGGTGGGCGGCAAGTGCGACGTGGCGCACACCGCGGGCGGCGGCAAGGCCATCTGGGCCGAGTTGCCCCTGGCCCCGCTCGCTACCAGCCCGCCGACTTGCCGGTGA
- a CDS encoding HdeD family acid-resistance protein produces the protein MVGKSKSSRRSPTAARLGRSFGLLAVLGAVLVLAGIVGLIYVAVATLTTMLLFGWLLLIGGVVGLAHAIQSRGSNFFWLAVIVAALNIAAGVVVLRLPEATAAALTMFAALLFLTGGLFRLAGAVVVRGPQFGWTLLQGALGILLGVLVLASWPHSSLYVIGSFFSLELLFDGLGLLAMGIGGRRVVGMVEEGRVA, from the coding sequence ATGGTCGGCAAGTCCAAGTCTTCCCGGCGCAGTCCGACTGCGGCCCGTTTGGGGCGGAGCTTCGGGTTGCTCGCGGTCCTGGGGGCCGTCCTCGTCCTGGCCGGGATCGTCGGGCTGATCTACGTCGCCGTGGCCACCCTCACCACGATGCTGCTCTTCGGCTGGCTGCTGCTGATCGGCGGCGTGGTGGGTCTGGCGCACGCCATCCAGTCCCGGGGCTCGAACTTCTTCTGGCTCGCGGTGATCGTCGCGGCGCTGAACATCGCGGCCGGGGTGGTGGTGCTCCGCCTGCCCGAGGCCACCGCCGCCGCACTGACCATGTTCGCGGCCCTGCTCTTCCTGACAGGCGGGCTGTTCCGGCTGGCCGGCGCCGTGGTGGTGCGCGGGCCGCAGTTCGGCTGGACGCTGCTCCAGGGGGCGCTCGGCATCCTGCTGGGCGTCCTGGTCCTCGCCAGCTGGCCGCACAGCAGCCTCTACGTCATCGGCTCCTTCTTCTCCCTGGAACTGCTCTTCGACGGGCTGGGGCTGCTCGCCATGGGGATCGGCGGCCGGCGCGTGGTCGGCATGGTGGAGGAGGGCAGAGTGGCTTGA
- a CDS encoding ABC-F family ATP-binding cassette domain-containing protein, with translation MSATLVAKDLAAGHGERVLFSGLDLVVAPGDVIGLVGANGAGKSTLLRLLAGLAPPEQGGLALSPPTATVGHLPQEPDRRPGESVRAFLARRTGVTEAQRALDAATEALAEERPGADDAYDTAFTRWLDLGGADLDERAEETAAQLGLAISLDQPMTTLSGGQAARASLASLLLSRYDVFLLDEPTNDLDLDGLDRLESFVTGLRAGTVLVSHDREFLARTVTRVVELDLAQQQVNTYGGGYTAYLEERERARQHARERYEEYADTKAALEVRAHTQRNWMEKGVRNARRKATDNDKIGRKGRVEATEKQAAKAKQTQRMIERLEVVEEPRKEWELRMEIAAAPRAGAVVATLRQAAVRRGDFGFGPVDLQIDWADRVAITGPNGAGKSTLLAALLGRLPLDSGAASLGPGVVVGEIDQARGQLFRGDGDTLLMDAFRAAVPDLAPADVRTLLAKFGLKAAHVMRPAATLSPGERTRAALALLQGRGVNLLVLDEPTNHLDLPAIEQLESALASYPGTLLLVTHDRRMLTAVHTTRRIEVEAGRITDRPV, from the coding sequence ATGTCCGCAACCCTCGTCGCCAAAGATCTCGCCGCCGGCCACGGCGAGCGCGTCCTGTTCTCCGGTCTCGATCTGGTCGTCGCCCCCGGCGACGTGATCGGCCTGGTCGGTGCCAACGGCGCCGGCAAGTCCACCCTGCTGCGCCTGCTGGCCGGGCTGGCGCCCCCGGAGCAGGGCGGTCTCGCCCTCAGCCCGCCGACCGCCACCGTCGGCCACCTCCCGCAGGAGCCCGACCGGCGCCCCGGCGAGTCGGTGCGCGCCTTCCTCGCCCGCCGCACCGGCGTGACCGAGGCGCAGCGCGCCCTGGACGCCGCCACCGAGGCCCTCGCCGAGGAGCGCCCCGGCGCCGACGACGCCTACGACACGGCCTTCACGCGCTGGCTCGACCTCGGCGGCGCCGACCTCGACGAGCGCGCCGAGGAGACCGCCGCGCAGCTGGGCCTGGCGATCAGCCTCGACCAGCCGATGACCACCCTCTCCGGCGGCCAGGCCGCCCGCGCCTCGCTCGCCTCGCTGCTGCTCTCCCGCTACGACGTCTTCCTCCTCGACGAGCCCACCAACGACCTCGACCTGGACGGTCTGGACCGCCTGGAGTCCTTCGTCACCGGCCTGCGCGCCGGCACCGTCCTGGTCAGCCACGACCGCGAGTTCCTGGCCCGCACGGTCACCCGCGTCGTCGAGCTCGACCTCGCCCAGCAGCAGGTCAACACCTACGGCGGTGGCTACACCGCGTACCTGGAGGAGCGCGAACGGGCTCGGCAGCACGCCCGCGAGCGCTACGAGGAGTACGCCGACACCAAGGCGGCACTGGAGGTCCGGGCGCACACCCAGCGCAACTGGATGGAGAAGGGCGTCCGCAACGCCCGCCGCAAGGCCACCGACAACGACAAGATCGGCCGCAAGGGCCGGGTCGAGGCCACCGAGAAGCAGGCCGCCAAGGCCAAGCAGACCCAGCGCATGATCGAGCGGCTGGAGGTCGTCGAGGAGCCCCGCAAGGAGTGGGAGCTGCGGATGGAGATCGCCGCGGCGCCCCGGGCCGGCGCGGTGGTGGCCACCCTCCGACAGGCCGCGGTCCGGCGCGGCGACTTCGGCTTCGGCCCGGTCGACCTCCAGATCGACTGGGCGGACCGGGTCGCCATCACCGGCCCCAACGGCGCCGGCAAGTCCACCCTGCTCGCGGCCCTCCTGGGCCGGCTGCCGCTGGACTCCGGGGCGGCGTCGCTCGGCCCCGGCGTGGTGGTCGGCGAGATCGACCAGGCCCGCGGCCAGCTGTTCCGGGGCGACGGCGACACCCTGCTGATGGATGCCTTCCGGGCCGCGGTCCCGGACCTGGCCCCCGCCGACGTGCGCACCCTGCTCGCCAAGTTCGGCCTCAAGGCGGCCCATGTGATGCGCCCGGCGGCCACCCTCTCGCCGGGGGAGCGCACCCGGGCCGCACTGGCCCTCCTCCAGGGCCGCGGGGTCAACCTCCTGGTGCTCGACGAGCCGACCAACCACCTCGACCTCCCCGCCATCGAGCAGCTGGAGTCCGCGCTCGCCTCGTACCCGGGCACCCTGCTGCTGGTCACCCACGACCGCCGGATGCTGACGGCGGTGCACACCACCCGGCGGATCGAGGTGGAGGCCGGGCGGATCACCGATCGGCCGGTGTGA
- a CDS encoding enoyl-CoA hydratase/isomerase family protein, giving the protein MEPGLKTHVSGGTATVTISNTGKRNAMTVQMWRELPPLLARLADDRAVRALVLTGDGGTFCAGADIGSLRDASGASQGLAVVAEEALAAFPRPTVAAIRGYCVGGGAQLAAACDLRFAEEGALFGVTPAKLGVAYPASATRRLVRLVGLSAAKYLLFSGELIDCVRALRTGLVDEVVAEGELDKRIAEFTAVLASRSLLTQTAAKELANGTWDVPPEEAEARGAYWAAQARESGETAEGAAAFLERRAPRFTWPED; this is encoded by the coding sequence ATGGAACCGGGACTGAAGACGCATGTCAGCGGTGGTACGGCGACCGTCACCATCAGCAACACGGGCAAGCGCAATGCGATGACCGTCCAGATGTGGCGGGAGCTGCCGCCGCTGCTGGCGCGGCTGGCCGACGACCGCGCGGTGCGGGCGCTGGTGCTGACCGGGGACGGCGGGACGTTCTGCGCGGGGGCGGACATCGGTTCGCTGCGGGACGCGTCGGGCGCCTCGCAGGGGCTGGCGGTGGTGGCCGAGGAGGCGCTGGCGGCCTTTCCGCGGCCGACGGTGGCGGCGATACGCGGCTACTGCGTGGGCGGCGGCGCCCAACTGGCGGCTGCCTGCGATCTGCGGTTCGCGGAGGAGGGGGCGCTGTTCGGGGTGACGCCCGCCAAGCTGGGGGTGGCCTATCCGGCGTCCGCGACCCGGCGACTGGTCCGGCTGGTGGGGCTGTCGGCCGCCAAGTACCTGTTGTTCTCCGGCGAGTTGATCGACTGCGTGCGGGCGCTGCGGACCGGGCTGGTGGACGAGGTGGTGGCCGAGGGCGAGCTGGACAAGCGGATCGCGGAGTTCACGGCCGTGCTGGCGAGCCGGTCGCTGCTGACCCAGACCGCGGCGAAGGAGCTGGCCAACGGGACGTGGGACGTGCCGCCGGAGGAGGCGGAGGCGCGCGGGGCGTACTGGGCGGCGCAGGCGCGGGAGAGCGGTGAGACCGCGGAGGGTGCCGCCGCCTTCCTGGAACGCCGGGCGCCGCGGTTCACGTGGCCCGAGGACTGA
- a CDS encoding DJ-1/PfpI family protein codes for MQIAVLLYDRFTALDAIGPYETLGLVPGAEVVFVAERTGVHRTDKGSLGVVVDTTLDEVTAPDILVVPGGPGQTAIMEDGPLHDWIRAVDAETTWTTSVCTGSLLLAAAGLLKGRRATTHWLGLDQLSTMGALPTGERVVFDGKYVTAAGVSSGIDMGLALAGRIAGDFVAQSIQLGIEYDPQPPYDAGAPDKAPAEVVAAMRDNSRSILTGQRWRDTAFQEK; via the coding sequence ATGCAGATCGCCGTCCTTCTCTACGACCGCTTCACCGCCCTCGACGCCATCGGCCCCTACGAGACGCTCGGCCTCGTCCCGGGCGCCGAGGTGGTCTTCGTCGCCGAGCGCACCGGCGTGCACCGCACCGACAAGGGCTCCCTCGGCGTGGTCGTGGACACCACGCTGGACGAGGTCACCGCACCGGACATCCTGGTCGTCCCGGGTGGCCCCGGGCAGACCGCGATCATGGAGGACGGGCCGCTGCACGACTGGATCCGGGCGGTGGACGCCGAGACCACCTGGACCACCTCGGTGTGCACCGGCTCGCTCCTCCTGGCCGCCGCCGGTCTCCTCAAGGGCCGCCGGGCCACCACCCACTGGCTCGGACTGGACCAGCTGTCCACGATGGGGGCCTTGCCGACCGGGGAGCGGGTGGTCTTCGACGGCAAGTACGTCACCGCCGCCGGCGTCTCGTCCGGTATCGACATGGGCCTCGCCCTCGCCGGCCGGATCGCCGGGGACTTCGTCGCGCAGAGCATCCAGCTCGGCATCGAGTACGACCCCCAGCCGCCCTACGACGCGGGCGCCCCGGACAAGGCCCCGGCCGAGGTCGTCGCGGCCATGCGGGACAACAGCCGCTCCATCCTGACCGGCCAGCGCTGGCGGGACACGGCCTTCCAGGAGAAGTGA
- a CDS encoding GlxA family transcriptional regulator, with the protein MEQRDVLVVLFDGVQSLDVTGPVEVFNGACGGVPGAYRIRTAGPDGAPVRTTSGLTLVPDLALDAAEPPHTLVVPGGDGTRIPDPRLVDWLAVHAPRARRVVSVCSGAFLLAAAGLLDGRRATTHWSLCDALAARHPAVRVESEPIYVRDGDVATSAGVTAGIDLALALVEEDLGRGLALSIARYLVVFLRRPGNQTQFSAQLAAQTAERRPLRDVQQWITENPAADLCVEALADRAGLSPRHFARAFRDETGMTPGRYVDRVRLEAARRRLEDTADGIEQISRQCGYGTTEAMRRAFVRVLGTSPAEYRRRFRPAPRP; encoded by the coding sequence ATGGAACAGCGCGACGTGCTGGTCGTCCTCTTCGACGGCGTGCAGAGCCTCGACGTGACCGGCCCGGTCGAGGTCTTCAACGGGGCCTGCGGCGGCGTCCCCGGCGCCTACCGCATCCGCACCGCCGGCCCGGACGGCGCCCCGGTCCGCACCACCAGCGGCCTGACCCTCGTCCCGGACCTCGCGCTCGACGCCGCCGAACCGCCGCACACCCTCGTCGTGCCGGGCGGCGACGGCACCCGGATCCCCGACCCGCGGCTGGTCGACTGGCTGGCCGTGCACGCGCCCCGCGCCCGCCGGGTGGTCTCGGTCTGCAGCGGAGCCTTCCTGCTGGCCGCGGCCGGACTGCTGGACGGTCGCCGCGCCACCACCCACTGGAGCCTGTGCGACGCCCTCGCCGCACGCCATCCCGCGGTCCGCGTCGAATCCGAGCCGATCTACGTGCGCGACGGCGACGTGGCCACCTCCGCGGGCGTCACGGCCGGGATCGACCTCGCGCTGGCCCTGGTCGAGGAGGACCTCGGCCGCGGCCTCGCCCTGTCCATCGCCCGCTACCTGGTCGTCTTCCTGCGCCGGCCGGGCAACCAGACCCAGTTCAGCGCCCAGCTCGCCGCGCAGACCGCGGAGCGCCGCCCGCTGCGTGACGTCCAGCAGTGGATCACCGAGAACCCGGCGGCGGACCTGTGCGTCGAGGCGCTGGCCGACCGCGCCGGGCTCTCCCCGCGGCACTTCGCCCGCGCCTTCCGCGACGAGACCGGGATGACGCCCGGCCGCTACGTCGACCGGGTCCGCCTGGAAGCCGCCCGGCGGCGCCTGGAGGACACCGCCGACGGCATCGAGCAGATCTCCCGGCAGTGCGGCTACGGCACCACCGAGGCGATGCGCCGCGCCTTCGTCCGGGTCCTCGGCACCTCCCCGGCCGAATACCGCCGCCGCTTCCGCCCCGCCCCCCGGCCCTGA
- a CDS encoding SCO6745 family protein, with product MTSSSALPDRAGRHCHNVLNPFHSAHYFAPELGAEMAGLGVNGRAGYFVSRSAPMGVVGPGTVAATFYSFKYELIAEHLPQAWRSTTPQAVLEARLRAVDATLHRLLGAEALESPEMAEAAKLALRATEGCTRHARPLYAAHADLPVPDAPHLAYWHAATLLREHRGDGHLVALLDAELDPLEALVTHTASGRGMNYRGILATRGWSREELTAAQERLRGRGLLDGADELTEAGATLRKDLERTTDRLDRAPYEHLGAAGVARLTELAGGFAGRLMEAGAFPASLFDKE from the coding sequence ATGACCTCTTCCAGCGCACTGCCCGATCGGGCCGGCCGGCACTGCCACAACGTCCTCAACCCCTTCCACTCGGCGCACTACTTCGCACCGGAACTCGGCGCCGAGATGGCGGGGTTGGGCGTGAACGGGCGCGCCGGGTACTTCGTCTCCCGGAGCGCTCCCATGGGCGTGGTGGGCCCGGGAACGGTCGCCGCGACCTTCTACTCCTTCAAGTACGAGCTGATCGCCGAGCACCTCCCGCAGGCGTGGCGGAGCACCACGCCGCAGGCCGTCCTGGAAGCGCGGCTGCGCGCGGTGGACGCCACGTTGCACCGGCTGCTCGGCGCCGAGGCGCTGGAGTCGCCGGAGATGGCCGAGGCGGCGAAGCTGGCGCTGCGCGCCACCGAGGGCTGTACCCGGCACGCCCGGCCGCTGTACGCCGCCCACGCCGACCTGCCGGTGCCCGACGCGCCGCACCTCGCCTACTGGCACGCCGCCACGCTGCTGCGCGAACACCGCGGCGACGGCCACCTGGTGGCCCTGCTGGACGCCGAGCTGGACCCGCTGGAGGCGCTGGTCACGCACACCGCCAGCGGGCGCGGGATGAACTACCGCGGCATCCTGGCGACCCGCGGCTGGTCGCGGGAGGAGCTGACGGCGGCCCAGGAGCGGCTGCGCGGACGCGGACTGCTGGACGGCGCGGACGAGCTGACCGAGGCCGGGGCGACGCTGCGCAAGGACCTGGAGCGGACGACGGACCGACTGGACCGGGCGCCGTACGAGCACCTGGGGGCGGCGGGCGTGGCCCGGCTGACCGAACTGGCGGGCGGCTTCGCCGGCCGTCTCATGGAGGCCGGCGCGTTCCCCGCCAGCCTGTTCGACAAGGAGTAG